A stretch of the Candidatus Gracilibacteria bacterium genome encodes the following:
- a CDS encoding ABC transporter ATP-binding protein codes for ADDIIVIENGKLLERGTHKELVKMKGFYNEMLELQSGF; via the coding sequence TGCAGATGATATTATAGTAATTGAAAATGGGAAACTCCTCGAGAGATGAACTCATAAAGAGCTTGTGAAAATGAAATGATTTTATAATGAAATGCTTGAGTTACAAAGTTGATTTTAA